Genomic segment of Euwallacea fornicatus isolate EFF26 chromosome 11, ASM4011564v1, whole genome shotgun sequence:
TGTAGGCACTGCCAAACCAGCAGACTTAAGAACGCAAACCAATGAAATCCAGCCTGTAAGTATCCACAACCCTTTTTCTCTTGGGTTCAAATGGACCAAATACAACATTGCCGCTGTAACTACAGGTAAGAAATTCCTTACATCAACTCACTTCCTTCTAACACCAACCTTTTAGCAGGCCTAGTGATAGTGGCAGCGGTCACCCTCCTCACCACACTATTTTTCCCAGTGTTCATATACAAGGTATGCTACGCCCTTGGGGGGTGTCAGAACACCATGGATCACTACGTGGATCAGCTTTTAGGGGTAAACGGACACGAAATTTTAAGGAAACGCAGTAGAAGGAGCTTGAGCGAGATGAGCAGGCTCGAATACGTTTTTAATCTCTTCAGAAGAGCGATGCAAGAGTACGAGAATGATGTAGGGGAGAGGGATAAAAGGGTGAGTTTTAAATGCTCTTCTCTAATTACTGTGTGAATCTATGCATTACTGTGCTTGTCGCTTTTGAAAGCGTCCACACTGATCTTAGAAAGATTATAAACAGTGCAATAGAAGAAGAACTTCTTGATTTCTGtatcttttaattttgaaatatgtacTTATC
This window contains:
- the LOC136342231 gene encoding uncharacterized protein — protein: MKNLLVLGLAMACGLAVGTAKPADLRTQTNEIQPVSIHNPFSLGFKWTKYNIAAVTTAGLVIVAAVTLLTTLFFPVFIYKVCYALGGCQNTMDHYVDQLLGVNGHEILRKRSRRSLSEMSRLEYVFNLFRRAMQEYENDVGERDKRGNIMIIPTSPQPPNNHQIGKRSPIDYIEPILIMVSKAYNEYVDPELKKNFKKPPFIR